In Snodgrassella alvi wkB2, the DNA window GAAATAGTAAAAAGCCGTCTATTCATTCTTATAGCCGGCTTTTATCTGACATTTTATTATTCATCCTCAATTAATGCATCTACAAATGCTCGGGCATCAAACGGGCGTAAATCATCAATACCTTCACCTACGCCGATAAAGCGTACCGGAACCGGTCGCTTGGCTGCCAGTGCCGCGAGAATACCGCCTTTGGCTGTACCATCCAGTTTGGAAACAATCAGACCAGTTAATCCGAGCGCATCATCAAAGGCTACAACCTGATTGATGGCATTCTGACCCACATTGGCATCCAGTACCAGCATGACTTCATGCGGAGCATCAGGCAAGGATTTTTGCAGGACGCGTTTTACTTTTTTGATTTCTTCCATCAGATGCAGCTGAGTAGGCAGGCGACCGGCAGTGTCTGCCAGTACCACATCAATACCGCGTGCTTTGGCCGCCTCCAGAGCATCATAACAGACTGCTGCTGAATCGCCGGAAGCCTGAGCAATCACGGTGACATTATTGCGCTCACCCCATTGCTGCAATTGTTCGCGGGCTGCTGCACGAAAGGTATCACCGGCAGCCAGCAGCACGCTTTTACCCTGACTTTGAAAATATTTCGCCAGTTTACCGATACTGGTAGTTTTACCGGCACCGTTCACACCAGCCATCATAATCACAAAGGGCTTTTTATCATCCGGTAAAATCAGTGGCTGATCCAGTGGCAACAGTAATTCATACAGGGCTTCTTTCAGAGCACTGCGCAGCTCATCTCCGTTTTTCAGCCCTTTCAGGGTAACCCGCTGACGCACCTGCGCCAGCAGTTTTTCTGTGGCTTCAATTCCCATATCACTGGTAAGCAATACGGTTTCCAGTTCTTCATACAAATCTTCGTCGATTTTACCGCCGCCAAACACTGAAGCCAGAGATTTGGCCATTTGATTGCGGGATTTGCTCAGCCCCTGTTTTAGCCGTGCAGTCCAGCTCAGTTTAGCCGGTTTTTCTGTCTGCTCACTCACTGTATCCGGCTCAGCAGCTATCACAACTGTGTTTTCAGTAGCGACAGGTGTCTGAACTGATGAGGCAGTATCGTCTGTTACAGCAATGGCTGCCGGTTCATCTACTGCTGTGGGTACAATAATATCTTGTTCCGTTTCGGCCTGAGGTTGAACAGAAGCGGTGTCGGCCTGCTCAGTTTTTTCTGCAACAGGATCACTGATAGCCGGTTCAGGCTGCGGTATTACTTCAGCCTGAGCAGAATCATCAGCTATATTCTGTAATTGTTCTGAGTTTTCCTGCTGGTGAGGGGCCGGTACGGGCTGTTCAGCAACTGGCTCAGTATTTTTTTTTCGTTTAAAAAATCCAAACATGGGCTTTCCTGAATACGATATGAGGCCAAAGCTGAATCACAACCGATCTTTGGCATTGGAATAATTGTGCTATTGTAGCTTACAGAGGTTTATTTGATAATGTGCTGCGATACTATTATTTATTTTATTCAGATAGTTTTGCCTTAAAGTACTTCTGTACAGGTTAAAAATCAGACAGAACAAACTGGGCTGGCTGCGTATTTACAGCTCTGAATTTACACCACCACATAGTTATGATTAATAACAACAATAGCCTGAGAGTTATTAAAAGTTACCAAATTCAAACGTTTACTATATTCTGCATAGGTTTGCCGGGCTGACTGGACAAAAGGTTCATCAATATAATGCGGCAGAGGATAAAAATCGATGCAATTTAAACCTGTATAATTGTTCAGTTCCGGAGCCAGGCTGCTGTCATCCATTATTTTATTATATTCTATGTCTGCTGCCAGAATAATTGCACCGGCAGATTCCCCAATATAAACGCAGCCTTCAGCAATTCTTTGAGCAAGCAGCCGGTCAAGATTTTTTCTTTTCAGTTCCTGCAATAAATAAAATGTATTACCGCCGGTTATGCAAATAATTTCTGCTGCCGAAAAAGCTGTATGGCACTGGCGGATATCCGCTGTGGCGATATCCAGTAAATCAAGTTTCAATCCAAGCTGTGTTAATACTGATTTACCTTCATCTATATATTTTGTGTAGCCTTCAACATTACCGGCTGTAGGGATAAACAGGACACGTTTGCTGTTAATTTTATTGTTCTGCATAAAATCGGCAAGCTTCTGACCGGTTCCGGCAATGTAAGATGTTAAAAAAATTGTTTGCATTGTAGTTTCCAGCCTCTCTGTTTTATATAGTCCGGTCACCGAACTTAATTATTTAGTAATTCAGACCATGTTTCCGGTTGTTCCCAGTTTATCCGATACAATTCAGTCTGATGCCGATTATAGGGCTGATCATAAATCCAGTGTTGCCATTGCGGCACCAGACTGCCGCTTATCTGAGGTTTATCATCAATCAGAATATCGCCGCGCACCCAGGTTTTATCTTTGGTCAGAATTATGCGCTGCATCCAGTCTTCACCCAGATGCTGGCATACCCAGTCAAATTTTTCGGATACACAATAGTGATAATCCTGTATAGGCGAGGTACAAATACGCACATCATGGCCGGCCTCCAGCAGGCGCTTAGCTGCTGAAATACCATGCTGCATAGGCGGTAATGAAGCAAAAAAACCTTTACTGCTATAAATTTGCGCCAGTTGCCGGTGAAATTCGGGAGCCATATCATCACGCAGGTAAAAATGTCTGCGTTCTTTGAGAGGCAGCGGTTGCTGATAGGTTTGCTGCCATAGTTGTCTTACTCCCTGCTCAAAGTCGGCCAGAACACCATCCTGATCAAGCAAAATCAATTTAGATGCCATACAAATTCCCGTGGTGGCGTATATGATTATAAAGCAAATTAATTTATAGCATGTTTTTTAAAGCCAGCCGTACACCTTCACTGACATCCGTACCTGCCGGTATATTTTTACAGGCAGTACGGGCTTCTTTATCGGTATAGCCTAAAGCAAGCAATGTATTAATAATATCTTCGTTATTGCCGGCTGTATTCTGTGTAAACAAACCGGTAGCATCATCACTGGCGGCGGCAAGTTTGCCACGCAATTCCAGTACCATGCGTTCGGCGGTTTTTTTACCGATGCCTGGTGCAGCTGTCAGACGTTTAATATCTTCAGTAGCAATAGCAGCAGCCAGCTCCTCACTGGTCAGTGCGGATAAAATACCCAGAGCACTTTTGGCTCCGATACCGCTTACCTTTACTAATGCACGGAATGTTTCCCGTTCTTCGCGGGAGCCGAAACCAAATAGCAGATGAGCATCTTCACGCACGACCAGCTGAGTATACAGTGCAGTTTCTTCACCTGCGGCCGGTAAAGTATAAAAGGTTTGCATGGAAACCTGAGCTTCATAGCCTACGCCATGAACATCCAGTACCACTACCGGCGGATTTTTTTCCAATATGATTCCGCGTAAACGGCTAATCATGATATTCCCTTCCCAACAGCCAGATATATAAAAGCCCGTGCATCATATCACGGGCTTTTTTCTGAGCTTGAGCAATTTTACAATACAGTCAGCATTGATTTTTTGGCCTCATCGGCACGCTGCTGCTGTTTAAACGGACCCATGCGGACAACATAGCTGTTTTGAACTTTCACAAGCTTAGCCTGCTGTTCGCTTCCTGCACTCTGTAAATGACGTGAAGTGGTTTTCAGATATTTCTGAGCCTGCTCCTTACTGTCAAATTTCTGCAGATCCACGTAAATATTACCACTGGTACCTGCCGGTTGCAGACGCTCTCCGGGCAGAATCTGCTCTACCCGTACCTGAGCAGTACCGGCACGTACAAACCCTAACTGCTGTGCGGCAGCATAGGACACATCCATTACCCGGTTAGCATGAAAGGGACCGCGATCATTAATACGTACAACCACTGTCTTTCCATTGGACAGGTTGGTTACCCGTGCATAACTGGGGATAGGTAAAGTCGGATGGGCGGCTGTCAGCATCTGGCTGTCAAAGCGCTCGCCTGATGAAGTTTTACGGCCATGAAAATTTTTGCCATAGTAGGAAGCTTTACCTACCTGACTGAAACTGGCCACTTTTTGTAGCGGATAATAACGTTTGCCCGCTACCTGATAGCTAAGATTAGCTGTTTTATGCAGATGCTCTGCGGGTACTACTGTAAGATTAGATACTGATTTTTTGGGATGATAAACTGGTGCAGACAAATTACCTGATGGTCCGGCATATGCCGCACTCAATCCAAGTACCATGGCAACACTAATAAATAACAATTTAATTCTGATCAAACCGTATTTCCGTTTCTTTGAGTAAAAGACGCAAAAACCAGACACGCAATTACCATTTGCGGGTAAACAATACATAGTCCGGTAAAGACTGAATTTCTACTAAGACAGCAAAAAACAGTGGCAGCCACTTAAAATGTGGCAGAAGAGGCTGGTGCCTCAATTGGCAAGAACAAACACCGGCTGTGATTAAAACAGCACACTGGCGGGTTCTGAAAATCGCTTACTAACCGGCAAAATCGCCTTGGTTGTAATGCAGTTAACAATTGAATCAGGTATTTAACTGGGCGACACTATGCCAAACAGACTTCAGTCTGTCAAAGATTTTTTCATTCCGGATGTGCGAGTGTCCAGACATAAACCTGCGCAACACCTGATTTCTTAAGGGTCTGAGCCAATTCGAAAATTGTTGCGCCGGTGGTCACAACATCATCTATTAACAACAAGTTACGTTTTTTAACTGCGCTATTAAGGCGAAATACACCGCGTACATTATGCAAACGTGCTGATTTTTTTAAAGTTGATTGCGGTGGCCGGTGACAACGCTCTATCCAGTCTGGTGTCACTACCGGCAAGGTATAGTGCCTGGCAATGATTGCAGCCAGTAACTGGCTCTGATTGAAACCACGCTCAAACAGGCGCCTGCGGCTCAGCGGCATAGCCAGTACAGCATCTATTTTTACCTTCTCCAGCCACTGCGGCGGCTGTGCCAGCATCAGTGCTGCCAGCGTATCCAGTAAAGCAAGCTGCCGCTGATGCTTAAATGCACGCAGCATTTGCTGTAATGGTGCAGCATAACGGTAACTGGCATATAAGGTTGTAAAAGGCCACTTCTGGCCGCACTGTTCACACACTCCGGCTGTCAGCCCGCCGGCACGGCAACGCAGACAGATATCAGTATCAGAACGCCGCAAAGCAGCCATATCCTGCCTGCATGACCGGCACAAACCTGAGACATCCGCACAATCGTGGCATAATAAACAGTGCGGTGCGCCGATGCAGGCGTGCCAGAATGAAGTAAGCAATGAAGTTATACTCATGATCACACCTTCGCAAACGTTATTGATACATGGCTGGGGCGCTAACCACCATATATTCGACCTTTTACAAGCATATCTGCCAGCCCCATGGCAACAAAACTGGTATACCCCGGACCTGCCCGGGCATGGCTGTGCACCGTTTAACGGCAATTTCAGTATAGACAGTATTGCAGACCAGCTGGCCGCACAGCTTATGGCTCCTGCACATCTGCTTGGCTGGTCACTGGGCGGGATGGTGGCACTGACTCTGGCTGCCCGCTATCCGGAGAAAGTAGCCACACTGTGTCTGACTGCCAGTCTGGTCAGACTATTGGCCGACAGCGATTATCCGCAAGGGCTGAAACGTACCAGCCTCAATATTATGGCCGATAAATTTCGTGAAGATTATCCCAAATACATGCAGCAGTTTCTACAATTACAGATGCTGTATGCAGACACTTCAGCACAAGCCAGTGTTAACAGCCTGATACCGGCTATCTGTCAGTATGGACCGCCTGCTGCTCTTAACGCGGCTTTGCATGCGTTAGAACAGGCTGATTTACGCCCTTTACTCAGTAGCATAAACTGTCCGGTATTACTGGTTTATGGTGATCGCGATGCCATTACCCCGCCACGTATGGGTGAATACATTCATCAGCGGCTGCCGCAAAGCGAATGGTGCCTCCTGCCACAGGCTGCACATACACCGTTTTTAAGCCATCCTGATCAATTTGCCCGTGCACTGTGCCAATTTTGGGAGCGACACACATGACAACTCTGCCACACAAGCCAGACTGGTTTCTCCATGCACATCTGGCCGCTACGCTGGATGAACGTCTGTGTATTCTGAAACAACCGCCGGAACAGATTATCCTCGCAGCAGCAGACGGTGATGAAAGTTACCGTTTGCTCAGCATGCGTTATCCGCATGCGCATTTTCAGGAGTATGACAGTCGCGAGGCTTATTTACAGGCAGCACAGATTATTCGCAAAGCCAAGCAAAACTGGTGGCAAAAACTCCACAGCAATCTGCCTGCACAAACCGTTTCCGACCAGCTTCCCGGCAACCAGTCTGCTGATATGGTCTGGAGTAACCTTGGTCTGATTCACCAGAATGATCCCGTGGCTGTTATCAAAAACTGGGCCGGCGCTTTAAAACCGGATGGTTTGCTTTTTTTCAGCCACTTTGGTCCGGATACCCTGAAAGAAGTCATGACACTTTGGCGTACAGAGGGTATAGTAGTGAAAACACCGAATCTGATCGATATGCACGATCTTGGGGACATGTTGTTTCAGCACGGTTTTTATGATCCGGTAACAGACATGGATATGCTGACTCTGCAATACACCAATGCAGAGCGCTTTATTGATGACATGCGCACAGCCGGACTATGGCAAAGTCTGCAATTTAACAGTGAAATCGATGCAGTTCGTATTCTGGCTAATGCATGGCAGAGCAATGATATTCAAAATGTTACACTTGAGCTGGTGTACGGACACGGTGTTAAAAAACAGGTACTGCCCGACAATACAGCACCAGTACAATTTTATCCCTCATCTACAATTTAGAATCCGAACATTATTAATATAATATGAAATTCTCGGCATTATTGCGTAATAGCATACTTATTATTACTACATTCGTTACCATCACTGCCTGCAAAAACACCACACCGGTTACCCCTCCTGCTCCGGCCAAACCTCGCGCTGTTATCGGGCTGGCGCTTGGAGGCGGAGTTTCTAAAGGCTTTGCGCATATAGGGGTAATTAAAGTCTTACAGGAAAACCATATTCCGGTACGGGTTGTTACCGGTACCAGTGCCGGTGCGCTGGTTGGCAGCATGTATGCTTCCGGTATGAGTCCCGACAGGCTGGAGCTTGAGGCTGAAATACTGAATAAAACCGATTTAGTTGATCCGGTACTGTCTACATCCGGCTTTATCAAAGGACAAAAACTGCAGGATTACATCAACAACAAAGTTCGCAATAAACCGATTCAGCAGTTTCCTATCCGTTTCGGCGCAGTGGCTACTGAATTCGGTACCGGCCGCATGGCTGTTTTCAACAGCGGTAATGCCGGACAGGCAGTACGCGCATCGGCCAGTATACCCAATGTTTTTCAGCCCACAGTAATCGGCAATAAAAGTTATGTCGATGGCGGTCTGGTTGCTCCGGTACCGGTCACAGCAGCCAAACAGCTGGGTGCCAATGTAGTTATTGCTGTAGATATATCTGCTAAACCGGCACGTCTGACCAGTCAGGGATTTTTTTCTTATCTTGACCAGAGCCTGAATATCATGAGCGCATCAGCCCTGAACAGCGAACTGAGCAAAGCTCAGGTCGTAATCCGTCCTCAGGTACAGAAACTGGGTACAGTAGGCGGTTTTGACCAGAAAACTCAGGCTATCCGGCTGGGTGAACAGGCTGCCAGAGCAGCCTTACCGCAAATTCGTGCGGCACTGGCAAAATATCAGGTTAACTAAACCATATAAAACAGTGAGTAATCTGTGCAGACTGCCTGTGTGGCAGTCTGCGTTTTTATTCTGGTTAATACTAATTAAAATATTGCAAATTGAATAACCGCTGATTTAATGAATTTTTACCATAGAACAGATTACTGGCAGATAGCAAAAAAGCTAACCGAATACTATTTCTGAATTAAATATAACTTATAAAAAGCCCGATTATTACGGGCTTTTTAATTTGTTTAATTACCAAATTCAATCAGAATAGCAGAATAATGAAGCCTGTTTATATCTTAGTAACATTCACTTTTTTATTTCCATGAATTTTCAGGTAAATCAATATTTCTTTGGGCTTGCTCCAGTGCCTCTTGTAATTGCCGGATATTTAACGGAACACAATAAGCAGGCTTAGCCCGCTCAAATCGCCAGCTATCAGACAGCTGACCGGCATCAACAAAATCATAACCGACCTGATCCAATATTTTAAATACAGTTTGTTTAGCAGTTAAATCATTGCCTGCCACAGGAATGGCTCTTCTGTTTAATTTATCGTTTGGTCTGGCATCTTTAATAACATCTCTTGCCAGAATCGCATTAAAAACTTTAACCACTTTGGATTTCGAAAAATGCTGAGCAACCAATTCACTGGTTGTGATTTCGCGCTTATCTAATTGCGGCCAGTGCCCGTCGCGATCGGGATAATAGTTCATGGTATCTAATACTACTTTATTACTCATTGATTCAGCAGGTAGTTGCAGATAATTATTAAATGGAATAGCAATCAGAATAATTTCTGCAAACTCAATAGCTTCTTCCTGGCTTCCAATTTCACAGCCTATGCTGCTGGCCACACTGAACAATGTATTTTTCCCTCTGGAATTACTCACCATCACTTGATAGCCTGCCTGCATAAATAGCTTTGCCCAGGCCTGACCAATAAATCCTGCTCCGATAATGCCAATCTTTTTCATCGTAATATTTCCTTTTCTAAATAGTGCGCTGTATTATCAGTACAAATTAAAAGGCAATAAATACAAATAAAATTGATTGATTAACAACTGAAAGTTTGCAATATGAATTTATTCCGATGTATGCAAGCATTTATTCTGACCGTAAAAACCGGTTCTTTTGCCGCAGCGTCCGTTTCATTAAATACATCACCGCAAATGATTGCTAAATACATAGCATTTTTAGAAAATTATTTAGGATTAAAACTGCTTAACCGAACCACACGATCACAAAATCTGACAGAATTCGGCAAACAATATTACCCGAAATGCTTAACTATTTTAGCTGAAATCCAGGCAACTAAAGTACTTGCACAACAATTCAGTGAAGAGCCAAAAGGCAATTTAAGAATTAGTGCTCCCGTAAGCTATGGTTATTACAATTTAATACCGGTAATCAGCGATTTTATGAAACGCTATCCGAAAGTAGAAGTTGATATTCAATTAAGTGATCGCTATGTAGATTTGGTTCAGGACAATTTTGATGTTGTGTTCCGTATTGGCCAATTAGCTGATTCAGGTTTAATTGCGCGAAAATTAAAACCCTATCAACTCACTTTTGCTGCTTCTCCCAGTTATCTGGCTCAGCATGGTGTTCCGTCTGTACCAAAGGATTTAGAGAAGCACAATTGTCTTATTTATCAGTATATGAATCCAAATAAAAATGATTACCTTTGGCCATTTATGATAAATGGAAAAAAAGTTAATGTTTCTATATCAGGTTCATTACAAAGCAATGAGACTCTGGTATTAGCAAAAGCCGCAATTGAAGGACTGGGTATTACTATGTTGCCCGAATCCATGCTTAGCGATGCCATCAGACAAAATAAATTACTCCCCATATTACAAGATTTTTTACCACCGGCAAAAGAAGTACATCTGCTTTATACAGCCGACAGGCAACGGCCGTCAAAACACAATATTTTTATAGAATTTGTGGTTAATGCCATGTCTTAGTTGCTGCTATTTGTTATATCAGCGATATCAAAATGAATATATCTAACTTCACAATCTACAAATTAGTTTCATCGGTATTTTAATGATTGATTCATCTGGTATTGCTTTATTGATACTTGTATATCCTCTATATCAGTTAAACCAGAGTTTATATTTACTGCCCTACATTTAAGAAACTTCTTAAGCTAAGATGATTTTTTATAAATGAAACAAAAATAAATAATCATCCAAGAATTTTGCTAACCCGATTTAAATTATTTAATTGACACTACTTTATGATTACGTATGGTTGTAGAAAAATCGTGTCCTTCTAAACCATGATTTGTCGCACAAATAAAATCATTATTTGTTTTATCAGGAAAAGATATCATTTCATACATTACTTGTTCACTAATATATTCAAAATAAGATACTCTCCATAACTCTTCTCCCTTTTTATTATATAGGACAATAAAATATTTATTACCGCCTAATATTTGCATAATTGAAATTGGTGAAGTGGGCAGATGTTTGTATATATTGGCATAGTACTCACCATCTTCACTTTTTATGGTTGTATAAAGATTAAAATTTCCGTAAAAACTGGATGACGAAAACAGACACAGCCAATAGAAAAAAGCAAATAAACCTATTATTTTTATCCATTTTATACTTTTTTTCATAATCCGTCGCTCCATACTTTTATTATATCCATTTTTAATGCTGATTGTGCACTATACTACCGTATACTTAATTTATTTTATTTGTTATATCAACTATTTTTCTGCCTTCATCAAAATATTTTAATAAATTACTTTTTTTAGTCGGTAGCATAAAAGAATGTATACCACCATCGCTTAGATAAGCATAATGAGGTGAACGCCATATTTTCTTACCCTGTTTGTTATATAAAACATAAAAATATCGCTTCCCCTGTATCAATTCATAGACTGCCAGCGGGGTTGTTGGCAGATGCTGATACATATTTATGTAATACTCACCATCCACTCCTTCTACTGTGTCGGACAAATTAAAATCACCATAAAAACTGGAGGACGAGAAAAACCACCACCACATCACCATAATTAGCACTAATATAATTTTTATAAATACAGCATTTTTGCGTAGTATATTTTTAAAAAATATATGGATATTATGTTTCATTTTATTTCCTATGGTTTTGTTTAATTTGATATTGATATTAATACCAACATAACCATCACTTTTCTAAAAAGCTAAATATTTTTCATTACTCTCGGAAGATTTAAATCTGGCATCAATATCTATTCAGGAAAAAGCCAAACTGAATAACTTCCAACTACCTACAAATATTTATCGTATAAAATAAATTCTTGTCATTTGTTATGATATGAAATATGCAAGCAAAAAAGGGGGCTTTTATTATTCAATATTTTATTTCGTTTGATTTTTGAGTTAAATCGACTTAATCCTATCCTGCATCCAAATATTTTGCTAACCCGGTTTAAATTACTTGATTGACACTACTTTATGATTACGTATGGTTGTAGAAAAATTGTGTCCTTCTAAACCATGATCTGTAAAAAATAGAAAACTATTTCCCGTTTTATCAGGAAAAAAAATTTCTTGATATAATATTGCCTCTTTACTAAGATATTCAAAATAAGAGCATCTCCATAGTTCTTCTCCCTTTTTATTGTATAAAACGACGAAGTATTTATTACCGCCTAATATTTGCATAATTGAAATTGGTGAAGTGGGCAGATGTTTGTATATATTGGCATAGTACTCACCATCTTCACTTTTTACTGTTGAATTAAGATTAAAATTTCCGTAAAAACTGGATGACGAAAACAGACACAGCCAATAGAAAAAAGCAAATAAACCTATTATTTTTATCCATTTTATACTTTTTTTCATAATCAGTCGCCCCATACTTTTATTATAGACTGGTTTCCATCTTTAATGCTGATTATGCTCTATATCACCGTATACTTCCTTGATTTTATTTTTTATATCAGCGTCACTCCAGTCCTCTTCTGAATATCTTAATAATTTACTGTCTTTAGTAGGAATAAACAAAGGATTTACATTATCGTATAGATAAGCATAATGGGGGGAATGCCATATTTTCTTACCTTGTTTGTTATATAAAACATAAAAATATCGCTTCCCCTGTATCAATTTATAAACCGCCAATGGAGTTGTTGGCAGATGCTCATATACATTTATGTAATACTCACGATCCTCTCCGTTTATTGTATTGCACAGATTAAAATCACCATAAAAACTGGAGGACGAGAAAAACCACCACCACATCACCATAATTAACACTAATATAATTTTTATAAATACAGCATTTTTGCGTAGTATATTTTTAAAAAATATATGGATATTATGTTTCATAATATTTCCTATGGTTTTGTTTAATTTGATATTGATATTAATATCATCATAACCATCACTTTTTCTAAAAAAGCTAAATATTTTTCATCACGCCCGGAAAATTTTAATCCGGCATCAATATCTATTCAGGAAACAGCCAAACTGAATAAGCTCCAACTTACTACAAATATTTATCGTATAAAATAAATTCTTGTCATTTGTTATGATATAAAATATGCAATCAAAAAAAGAGCTTTTATTATTTAATATTTTATCTCGTTTGATTTTTGAGTTAAATCGACTTAATCCTATCCTGCATCCAAATATTTTGCTAACCCGGTTTAAATTACTTGATTGACACTACTTTATGATTACGTATGGTTGTAGAAAAATCTTGTCCATCTATACCATGATTTGTAAAAAATAGAAAACTATTTCCCGTTTTATCAGGGAAAAAAATTTCTTGATATATTATCGTGTCTTCACTAAGATATTCAAAATAAGAGCATCTCCATAGTTCTTCTCCCTTTTTATTGTATAAAACGACGAAGTATTTATTACCACCTAATATTTCTACAATTGAAATTGGTGAAGTGGGCAGATGTTTGTATATATTGGCATAGTACTCACCATCTTCACTTTCTACTGTTGAGTCAAGATTAAAATTTCCGTAAAAACTGGATGACGAAAACAGACACAGCCAATAGAAAAATGCAAAATAACCTATCATTTTTATCCATTTTATACTTTTTTTCATAATCCATCGCCCCATACTTTTATTATAGACTGGTTTCCATCTTTAATGCTGATTATGCTCTATATCACCGTATACTTCCTTGATTTTATTTTTTATATCAGCGTCACTCCAGTCC includes these proteins:
- the ftsY gene encoding signal recognition particle-docking protein FtsY, yielding MFGFFKRKKNTEPVAEQPVPAPHQQENSEQLQNIADDSAQAEVIPQPEPAISDPVAEKTEQADTASVQPQAETEQDIIVPTAVDEPAAIAVTDDTASSVQTPVATENTVVIAAEPDTVSEQTEKPAKLSWTARLKQGLSKSRNQMAKSLASVFGGGKIDEDLYEELETVLLTSDMGIEATEKLLAQVRQRVTLKGLKNGDELRSALKEALYELLLPLDQPLILPDDKKPFVIMMAGVNGAGKTTSIGKLAKYFQSQGKSVLLAAGDTFRAAAREQLQQWGERNNVTVIAQASGDSAAVCYDALEAAKARGIDVVLADTAGRLPTQLHLMEEIKKVKRVLQKSLPDAPHEVMLVLDANVGQNAINQVVAFDDALGLTGLIVSKLDGTAKGGILAALAAKRPVPVRFIGVGEGIDDLRPFDARAFVDALIEDE
- a CDS encoding Type 1 glutamine amidotransferase-like domain-containing protein: MQTIFLTSYIAGTGQKLADFMQNNKINSKRVLFIPTAGNVEGYTKYIDEGKSVLTQLGLKLDLLDIATADIRQCHTAFSAAEIICITGGNTFYLLQELKRKNLDRLLAQRIAEGCVYIGESAGAIILAADIEYNKIMDDSSLAPELNNYTGLNCIDFYPLPHYIDEPFVQSARQTYAEYSKRLNLVTFNNSQAIVVINHNYVVV
- a CDS encoding 5' nucleotidase, NT5C type — encoded protein: MASKLILLDQDGVLADFEQGVRQLWQQTYQQPLPLKERRHFYLRDDMAPEFHRQLAQIYSSKGFFASLPPMQHGISAAKRLLEAGHDVRICTSPIQDYHYCVSEKFDWVCQHLGEDWMQRIILTKDKTWVRGDILIDDKPQISGSLVPQWQHWIYDQPYNRHQTELYRINWEQPETWSELLNN
- the ruvA gene encoding Holliday junction branch migration protein RuvA; this encodes MISRLRGIILEKNPPVVVLDVHGVGYEAQVSMQTFYTLPAAGEETALYTQLVVREDAHLLFGFGSREERETFRALVKVSGIGAKSALGILSALTSEELAAAIATEDIKRLTAAPGIGKKTAERMVLELRGKLAAASDDATGLFTQNTAGNNEDIINTLLALGYTDKEARTACKNIPAGTDVSEGVRLALKNML
- a CDS encoding septal ring lytic transglycosylase RlpA family protein, with translation MIRIKLLFISVAMVLGLSAAYAGPSGNLSAPVYHPKKSVSNLTVVPAEHLHKTANLSYQVAGKRYYPLQKVASFSQVGKASYYGKNFHGRKTSSGERFDSQMLTAAHPTLPIPSYARVTNLSNGKTVVVRINDRGPFHANRVMDVSYAAAQQLGFVRAGTAQVRVEQILPGERLQPAGTSGNIYVDLQKFDSKEQAQKYLKTTSRHLQSAGSEQQAKLVKVQNSYVVRMGPFKQQQRADEAKKSMLTVL
- a CDS encoding ComF family protein — its product is MSITSLLTSFWHACIGAPHCLLCHDCADVSGLCRSCRQDMAALRRSDTDICLRCRAGGLTAGVCEQCGQKWPFTTLYASYRYAAPLQQMLRAFKHQRQLALLDTLAALMLAQPPQWLEKVKIDAVLAMPLSRRRLFERGFNQSQLLAAIIARHYTLPVVTPDWIERCHRPPQSTLKKSARLHNVRGVFRLNSAVKKRNLLLIDDVVTTGATIFELAQTLKKSGVAQVYVWTLAHPE
- the bioH gene encoding pimeloyl-ACP methyl ester esterase BioH — translated: MITPSQTLLIHGWGANHHIFDLLQAYLPAPWQQNWYTPDLPGHGCAPFNGNFSIDSIADQLAAQLMAPAHLLGWSLGGMVALTLAARYPEKVATLCLTASLVRLLADSDYPQGLKRTSLNIMADKFREDYPKYMQQFLQLQMLYADTSAQASVNSLIPAICQYGPPAALNAALHALEQADLRPLLSSINCPVLLVYGDRDAITPPRMGEYIHQRLPQSEWCLLPQAAHTPFLSHPDQFARALCQFWERHT
- a CDS encoding methyltransferase domain-containing protein; protein product: MTTLPHKPDWFLHAHLAATLDERLCILKQPPEQIILAAADGDESYRLLSMRYPHAHFQEYDSREAYLQAAQIIRKAKQNWWQKLHSNLPAQTVSDQLPGNQSADMVWSNLGLIHQNDPVAVIKNWAGALKPDGLLFFSHFGPDTLKEVMTLWRTEGIVVKTPNLIDMHDLGDMLFQHGFYDPVTDMDMLTLQYTNAERFIDDMRTAGLWQSLQFNSEIDAVRILANAWQSNDIQNVTLELVYGHGVKKQVLPDNTAPVQFYPSSTI
- a CDS encoding patatin-like phospholipase family protein, which codes for MKFSALLRNSILIITTFVTITACKNTTPVTPPAPAKPRAVIGLALGGGVSKGFAHIGVIKVLQENHIPVRVVTGTSAGALVGSMYASGMSPDRLELEAEILNKTDLVDPVLSTSGFIKGQKLQDYINNKVRNKPIQQFPIRFGAVATEFGTGRMAVFNSGNAGQAVRASASIPNVFQPTVIGNKSYVDGGLVAPVPVTAAKQLGANVVIAVDISAKPARLTSQGFFSYLDQSLNIMSASALNSELSKAQVVIRPQVQKLGTVGGFDQKTQAIRLGEQAARAALPQIRAALAKYQVN
- a CDS encoding NADPH-dependent F420 reductase; amino-acid sequence: MKKIGIIGAGFIGQAWAKLFMQAGYQVMVSNSRGKNTLFSVASSIGCEIGSQEEAIEFAEIILIAIPFNNYLQLPAESMSNKVVLDTMNYYPDRDGHWPQLDKREITTSELVAQHFSKSKVVKVFNAILARDVIKDARPNDKLNRRAIPVAGNDLTAKQTVFKILDQVGYDFVDAGQLSDSWRFERAKPAYCVPLNIRQLQEALEQAQRNIDLPENSWK